From Triticum aestivum cultivar Chinese Spring chromosome 4A, IWGSC CS RefSeq v2.1, whole genome shotgun sequence, a single genomic window includes:
- the LOC123081729 gene encoding putative cyclin-dependent kinase F-2, which translates to MVVGKRPAAGHGTDQEPEISCCKRRLVRIGTTAAFEFDDTPCLGEGSFGAVLKARHRVTGKTVAIKVLRSNGDLAAANKEMQDEAGFLEACTPNPYVVGSHGLFRDPETYSLCLAMDYVGPNLHAFLSERPPLPEAIVKGYMWQLLTGANKMHRQHILHRDIKPHNVLVEEGGKILKLCDLGLAMSLKTARMPYEFAGTVPYMAPEMLVGKPDYDAGVDVWSLGCVMAEMLTGERLFKADKKDDRTAQLSAILRVLGFPDETTWPEFFAAEVPRVFSYAQAQQHNTNTLGNLFPRETLSHDGFQVLKGLLECNPARRLTTADALQLPWFAPKLHTDDDVSESLPPTRRNVVRIKIVPAGTLKKKTVLRIKFTPPATPKKNLRQRIKVIPLATPGTKKDLRQRIKIIPPATPQMKNVLRIPLAMWNKAM; encoded by the coding sequence ATGGTTGTCGGCAAGCGACCAGCTGCCGGCCACGGGACGGATCAAGAACCAGAAATCTCCTGCTGCAAGAGGAGGCTCGTCCGCATCGGCACCACCGCGGCCTTCGAGTTCGATGACACGCCCTGCCTCGGCGAGGGCAGCTTCGGCGCCGTCCTCAAGGCGCGCCACCGCGTCACGGGCAAGACCGTCGCCATCAAGGTCCTCCGCTCCAACGGCGATCTTGCCGCCGCCAACAAAGAGATGCAGGACGAGGCCGGCTTCCTCGAGGCTTGCACCCCGAACCCTTACGTCGTCGGCTCCCATGGCCTCTTCCGCGACCCTGAGACCTACAGCCTCTGCCTCGCCATGGACTACGTCGGGCCCAACCTCCACGCTTTCTTGTCCGAGAGGCCGCCGCTGCCGGAGGCCATAGTGAAAGGCTACATGTGGCAGCTCCTCACCGGCGCCAACAAGATGCACAGGCAACACATCCTCCACCGCGATATCAAGCCCCACAACGTCCTGGTCGAGGAAGGAGGAAAGATCCTCAAGTTGTGCGACCTCGGGCTGGCCATGTCCTTGAAGACCGCGAGGATGCCCTACGAGTTTGCCGGCACCGTGCCCTACATGGCGCCCGAGATGCTCGTGGGGAAGCCGGACTATGACGCGGGCGTCGACGTGTGGTCGCTGGGATGCGTCATGGCCGAGATGCTGACCGGCGAGAGGCTGTTCAAGGCCGACAAAAAGGACGACAGGACCGCCCAGCTCTCGGCTATCCTCCGCGTCCTCGGCTTCCCGGACGAGACGACGTGGCCGGAGTTCTTCGCGGCCGAGGTGCCGCGAGTGTTCTCCTACGCGCAGGCGCAGCAGCACAACACAAACACGCTGGGAAACCTCTTCCCCCGGGAGACCTTGTCGCACGACGGGTTCCAAGTCTTGAAGGGGCTTCTCGAGTGCAACCCAGCTAGGCGGCTCACGACGGCCGACGCGCTCCAGCTCCCGTGGTTCGCGCCCAAGCTCCACACCGACGACGACGTCTCAGAGTCGTTGCCGCCAACAAGGAGGAACGTTGTGCGGATCAAGATCGTTCCGGCGGGGACACTCAAGAAGAAGACTGTGCTGCGGATCAAGTTCACTCCGCCGGCGACACCCAAGAAGAACCTGCGGCAGCGGATCAAGGTCATCCCACTTGCGACGCCCGGAACGAAGAAGGACCTGCGGCAGCGGATCAAGATCATCCCACCGGCGACACCACAGATGAAGAACGTGCTCAGGATACCACTTGCGATGTGGAACAAGGCCATGTAG